One window from the genome of Oryza glaberrima chromosome 3, OglaRS2, whole genome shotgun sequence encodes:
- the LOC127765926 gene encoding sex determination protein tasselseed-2-like produces the protein MHTTLASYAQDLAMPAAALDLLPDKAHQPSMAPSLHAWDSPNGAPTPMPKRLEGKVAIVTGGARGIGEAIVRLFVKHGAKVVIADIDDAAGEALAAALGPHVGFVRCDVSVEEDVERAVERAVARYGRLDVLCNNAGVLGRQTRAAKSILSFDAGEFDRVLRVNALGAALGMKHAALAMTQRRAGSIISVASVAGVLGGLGPHAYTASKHAIVGLTKNAACELGAHGIRVNCISPFGVATPMLINAWRQGHDASTADDADADIDLDIAVPSDQEVEKMEEVVRGLATLKGATLRPRDIAEAALFLASDDSRYISGHNLVVDGGVTTSRNLIGL, from the exons ATGCACACTACCCTCGCCTCCTACGCCCAGGATCTCGCCATGCCTGCCGCCGCACTCGACCTCCTCCCTGACAAGGCGCACCAGCCGTCCATGGCGCCGTCGCTCCACGCCTGGGACTCCCCCAATGGCGCCCCCACTCCCATGCCCAAGAG GCTGGAAGGGAAGGTGGCCATTGTCACCGGCGGGGCGAGGGGGATCGGGGAGGCGATCGTGAGGCTGTTCGTGAAGCACGGGGCCAAGGTGGTGATCGCGGACAtcgacgacgcggcgggcgaggcgctggcggcggcgctggggccGCACGTCGGGTTCGTGCGGTGCGACGTGTCGGTGGAGGAGGACGTGGAGCGCGCCGTCGAGCGCGCCGTGGCGCGGTACGGGCGGCTGGACGTGCTGTGCAACAACGCCGGGGTGCTGGGCCGCCAGACGCGCGCCGCCAAGAGCATCCTGTCGTTCGACGCCGGGGAGTTCGACCGCGTGCTCCGCGTCAACGCGCTGGGCGCCGCGCTCGGCATGAAGCACGCGGCGCTCGCCATGACCCAGCGCCGCGCCGGCAGCATCATCTCCGTCGCCAGCGTCGCCGGCGTGCTCGGCGGCCTCGGCCCGCACGCCTACACCGCCTCCAAGCACGCCATCGTGGGGCTCACCAAGAACGCCGCCTGCGAGCTCGGCGCCCACGGCATCCGCGTCAACTGCATCTCCCCCTTCGGCGTCGCCACCCCGATGCTCATCAACGCCTGGCGCCAGGGCCACGacgcctccaccgccgacgacgccgacgccgacatcGACCTCGACATCGCCGTGCCCAGCGACCAGGAGGTGGagaagatggaggaggtggtCAGGGGCCTCGCCACGCTCAAGGGCGCGACGCTGAGACCCAGGGACATCGCCGAGGCGGCGCTCTTCCTCGCCAGCGACGACTCCAGATACATTTCCGGCCacaacctcgtcgtcgacggcggcgtcacCACCTCCAGAAACCTAATTGGCCTTTga